A section of the Malania oleifera isolate guangnan ecotype guangnan chromosome 2, ASM2987363v1, whole genome shotgun sequence genome encodes:
- the LOC131148816 gene encoding uncharacterized protein LOC131148816 isoform X2 → MAGNEGGSCSPALLKLALGVMALCITGYILGPPLYWHLLEGLAAVSHSSSSFPACPPCLCDCSSQPLLSIPHAYFIDADCAKHDSEVSEDTEKNFAELLQEELKLREAEALENHKRADMALLEAKKMTSQYQKEADKCNSGMETCEETREKSEAALVAQKKLTAMWELRARQRGWKEGAAKSRALSR, encoded by the exons atggctgGGAATGAAGGTGGATCCTGCAGTCCTGCTCTGTTGAAGTTAGCGTTGGGCGTAATGGCTCTATGCATAACCGGCTACATTCTAGGACCTCCCTTGTACTGGCACTTATTGGAAGGCTTAGCCGCCGTCAGTCACTCCTCGTCTTCCTTCCCCGCCTGCCCTCCTTGCCTCTGCGATTGCTCTTCTCAGCCTCTTCTTTCCATTCCACACG CATATTTCATTGATGCAGATTGTGCAAAGCATGACTCGGAGGTGAGCGAAGACACAGAAAAGAATTTTGCAGAGCTCTTGCAAGAGGAACTAAAGTTACGAGAAGCTGAAGCTTTGGAAAATCACAAGCGTGCTGACATGGCTCTACTTGAGGCTAAGAAGATGACATCCCAGTACCAAAAGGAGGCAGACAAGTGCAATTCGGGGATGGAAACCTGTGAAGAAACAAGGGAGAAATCTGAAGCAGCATTAGTGGCACAAAAAAAACTGACAGCAATGTGGGAGCTGAGGGCTCGTCAGAGAGGATGGAAGGAAGGGGCTGCGAAGTCTCGTGCTCTGTCTCGGTGA
- the LOC131148816 gene encoding uncharacterized protein LOC131148816 isoform X1: MAGNEGGSCSPALLKLALGVMALCITGYILGPPLYWHLLEGLAAVSHSSSSFPACPPCLCDCSSQPLLSIPHGLSNASFADCAKHDSEVSEDTEKNFAELLQEELKLREAEALENHKRADMALLEAKKMTSQYQKEADKCNSGMETCEETREKSEAALVAQKKLTAMWELRARQRGWKEGAAKSRALSR, translated from the exons atggctgGGAATGAAGGTGGATCCTGCAGTCCTGCTCTGTTGAAGTTAGCGTTGGGCGTAATGGCTCTATGCATAACCGGCTACATTCTAGGACCTCCCTTGTACTGGCACTTATTGGAAGGCTTAGCCGCCGTCAGTCACTCCTCGTCTTCCTTCCCCGCCTGCCCTCCTTGCCTCTGCGATTGCTCTTCTCAGCCTCTTCTTTCCATTCCACACG GACTCAGCAATGCTTCGTTTGCAG ATTGTGCAAAGCATGACTCGGAGGTGAGCGAAGACACAGAAAAGAATTTTGCAGAGCTCTTGCAAGAGGAACTAAAGTTACGAGAAGCTGAAGCTTTGGAAAATCACAAGCGTGCTGACATGGCTCTACTTGAGGCTAAGAAGATGACATCCCAGTACCAAAAGGAGGCAGACAAGTGCAATTCGGGGATGGAAACCTGTGAAGAAACAAGGGAGAAATCTGAAGCAGCATTAGTGGCACAAAAAAAACTGACAGCAATGTGGGAGCTGAGGGCTCGTCAGAGAGGATGGAAGGAAGGGGCTGCGAAGTCTCGTGCTCTGTCTCGGTGA